In Saccharothrix syringae, the following are encoded in one genomic region:
- a CDS encoding SigE family RNA polymerase sigma factor produces the protein MTTGFEEFAAAQVTPLLRYATVLTGDPHLAQDVVQECLLRAQQRWARISAVDAPVAYLKRMVTNEYLSWRRRLRPHLPLTGVDPPGPDTTGHYDEREAMLQLIDELPRKQKAAVVLRYYEGCDDAEIASALGCSQVTVRSHISRALATLRAHERVKEAL, from the coding sequence ATGACCACCGGCTTCGAGGAGTTCGCCGCCGCGCAGGTGACGCCCCTGCTGCGGTACGCGACCGTGCTGACGGGCGACCCGCACCTCGCTCAGGACGTGGTCCAGGAGTGCCTGCTGCGGGCCCAGCAGCGCTGGGCGCGCATCTCGGCGGTGGACGCGCCGGTGGCCTACCTCAAGCGGATGGTCACCAACGAGTACCTGAGCTGGCGCCGACGGCTCAGACCCCACCTCCCGCTGACCGGCGTGGACCCACCCGGGCCGGACACCACCGGCCACTACGACGAGCGCGAGGCCATGCTCCAGCTCATCGACGAGCTGCCGCGCAAGCAGAAGGCGGCCGTGGTGCTGCGCTACTACGAGGGCTGCGACGACGCCGAGATCGCCTCGGCCCTGGGCTGCTCCCAGGTCACCGTCCGCAGCCACATCTCCCGCGCGCTGGCCACCCTGCGCGCGCACGAGCGGGTGAAGGAGGCGCTGTGA
- a CDS encoding IclR family transcriptional regulator, with product MGASSDVPALRRGLAVLRLLASRPGPLSAAAVARELSLPRSTTYHLLAELAAAGFATHFPEERRYGLGVAAFELGSAYLRHDPLERLARPVLRRLVDQVGRTAHLGVLHGAESLYLVREQPRRPTAIVSDVGVRLPAHLTASGRAMLAGLPAAQVRALFPGRASFVDRTGRGPADLPALRRLLTAERRRGWAVEDGYVTAGFASVAAPVVDRGDRPIAAITVTFRHVCEPADGPGCGEAWPDLAAEVRRAADELTGRIGGRA from the coding sequence GTGGGAGCCAGCAGCGACGTGCCGGCGCTGCGCCGGGGCCTCGCGGTGCTGCGGCTGCTGGCGAGCCGACCGGGACCGCTGTCGGCGGCGGCGGTGGCGCGCGAGCTGTCGCTGCCCAGGTCCACCACCTACCACCTGCTGGCGGAGCTGGCGGCGGCCGGGTTCGCGACCCACTTCCCCGAGGAGCGACGCTACGGGCTGGGCGTGGCCGCGTTCGAACTCGGGTCGGCCTACCTGCGGCACGACCCGCTGGAGCGGCTGGCCCGCCCCGTCCTGCGGCGGCTGGTGGACCAGGTGGGCCGGACCGCCCACCTGGGCGTGCTGCACGGCGCCGAGTCGCTGTACCTGGTGCGCGAGCAGCCGCGGCGCCCCACCGCGATCGTGTCGGACGTCGGTGTCCGGCTGCCCGCGCACCTGACCGCGTCGGGCCGGGCGATGCTGGCCGGGCTGCCCGCGGCGCAGGTGCGGGCGCTGTTCCCGGGGCGCGCGTCGTTCGTGGACCGCACCGGCCGGGGACCGGCGGACCTGCCCGCGCTGCGCCGCCTGCTGACCGCGGAGCGCCGGCGCGGGTGGGCGGTGGAGGACGGGTACGTGACCGCGGGCTTCGCCTCGGTGGCCGCGCCGGTGGTCGACCGGGGTGACCGGCCGATCGCGGCGATCACCGTGACGTTCCGGCACGTGTGCGAGCCCGCGGACGGGCCCGGCTGCGGCGAGGCGTGGCCGGACCTGGCCGCCGAGGTGCGGCGGGCGGCCGACGAGCTGACCGGCCGCATCGGCGGTCGGGCGTAG
- a CDS encoding IS110 family transposase — protein sequence MVRERIRVGIDVGKTTHHARAVDESGEVVFSHRVDHGRTATERLIARAGKAAVEVRWALDPTSGAAGLLVVLLLTTGQPVTSASGQAVNRMAVVLDAFARPDRVVGEPPTTAR from the coding sequence GTGGTCCGCGAACGGATCCGGGTCGGCATCGACGTGGGCAAGACCACCCACCACGCCCGCGCGGTCGACGAGAGCGGAGAAGTCGTCTTCTCCCACCGGGTCGACCACGGCCGGACCGCGACCGAGCGGCTCATCGCGCGTGCCGGCAAGGCGGCCGTCGAGGTGCGGTGGGCGCTGGACCCGACCTCGGGCGCGGCCGGGCTGCTGGTGGTGTTGCTGTTGACCACCGGACAACCGGTGACCTCCGCGTCCGGACAGGCGGTCAACCGCATGGCCGTCGTGCTCGACGCGTTCGCGCGCCCGGATCGGGTCGTGGGTGAACCCCCCACCACCGCCCGGTAA